The genomic stretch GTCCGGGCTCAGCCGCCCTTGGCCTGCTCCTTGGCCCAGGTGTCCTTGAGCGTCACCGTGCGGTTGAACACGGGTGCTCCGGGCTTGGAGTCGGAGTCCACGCAGAAGTAGCCCAGGCGCTCGAACTGGAAGCGCTCGCCCTCGCTCGCCGAGCCCAGCGCGGGCTCCAGCTTCGCCGTGGTGAGGAGCTCCAGCGAGTTCGGGTTGAGGTTCTGCTTGTAGTTGAAGCTCGCGGCGGCCTTGGGATCCTTCGGGGCGCGGTCCGGCTCGGCCACGTTGAAGAGCCGGTCGAACAGGCGCACCTCGGCGTTCACCGCGTGCTGCGCGGACACCCAGTGGATGGTGGCCTTCACCTTGCGCCCGTCCGGGGCGTCGCCGCCGCGCGTGGCGGGATCATAGGTGCAGCGCACCGCGGTGATGTTGCCCGCCGCGTCCTTCTCCACGCTCGTGCACTTGACGAAGAAGGCGAAGCGCAGCCGCACCTCCTGGCCGGGCGCGAGCCGGAAGAACTTCTTGGGCGGGTTCTCCATGAAGTCTTCCTGCTCGATGTACAGCTCGCGCGAGAAGGGCACCTGGCGGGAGCCCGCGGCCGGGTCCTCGGGGTTGTTCACCGCGTCGAGCAGCTCCACCTGCCCCTCGGGGAAGTTCTCGATGATGAGCTTGAGCGGGCGCAGCACGGCCATGCGGCGCGGGGCGCGGCGGTTGAGGTCGTCGCGCATCGCGTTCTCCAGCCGGCCCACGTCGATGGTGGCGTCGAACTTGGTGACGCCCACGTCCTCGCAGAAGGCGCGCAGGGCCTCGGGGGTGCAGCCGCGCCGGCGCAGGCCGGAGAGGGTGGGCATGCGCGGATCATCCCAGCCGCGCACCGAGCCGCCCTGCACCAGTTCCAGCAGCTTGCGCTTGCTCATCACCGTGTAGGTGAGGTTGAGCCGGGAGAACTCGATCTGCTGCGGGTGGTAGACGCCCAACTCGTCGAGGAACCAGTCGTAGAGCGGCCGGTGGTTCTCGAACTCGAGCGTGCACAGCGAGTGGGTGATGCGCTCGATGGAGTCCTCGATGCCGTGCGCCCAGTCATACATCGGGTAGATGCACCACTTGTCGCCCTGGCGGTGATGGTGGGCGTGGATGATGCGGTAGAGCACGGGGTCGCGCAGGTTGAAGTTGGGCGACGCCATGTCGATCTTCGCGCGCAGGGTGCGCGAGCCGTCCGGGAACTCGCCCGCGCGCATGCGGCGGAACAGGTCCAGGTTCTCCTCCACGCTCCGGTCGCGGAAGGGGCTGTTGCGGCCGGGCTCGGTGAGCGTGCCGCGGTACTCGCGCATCTGCTCGGCGTTCAGGTCGCACACGTACGCCTTGCCCTTCTGGATGAGCTGCTCGGCGTAGGCGTACATCTGCTCGAAGTAGTCCGAGGCGAAAAAGAGCCGGTCACCCCAGTCCGCGCCCACCCACTTCACGTCCTTGAGGATGGAGTCGACGTACTCCTGCTCTTCCTTCGACGGGTTGGTGTCGTCGAAGCGCATGTTGAACTGCCCGCCATGCTCCACCGCCATGCCGTAGTTGAGGTGGATGCTCTTGGCGTGCCCGATGTGCAGGTAGCCGTTGGGCTCGGGCGGGAAGCGGGTGTGGACGCGTCCGTTGAACTTTCCCGACTGGTTGTCTTCCGCGATGATCTGCCGGATGAAGTGAACGGGCTTGGACTCGGTTTCGGCCATGCTGGAATCGGTCTCCTGAGGAGCGAACACTCGCCCAACGGCTCCGGGACGTCCAGGGCCGAGGCAGGGGCTCCCAGGAAAAGTCTCCCCGCGCGGGCCCTATTCCCAGCGGGCGGGTGGACGGGCGTCCGGTGGTGCTCCACGAGAGCCCCCTCCTCCGAGGAGGAGCGGGCGGCGGAGCTCGCCCTGGGCGCGGTGCGTCTCATACCTGGGGGTGGTCGCGACGGCGGATCCTCCATGTCATCGTTTCCACTGCTTCCCAGAGCAAGGAGTGTCCGCCCATGCAACTGCGGCTCAAATACCCCCCCACGCCCGAAGCAGCACCCCGGCACGCGGCCCTGTGTGTCTCCGCCGCCCTGTTCCTCAACGACATCGACCTGGACTACTCCGTCGACAGCGTGATGCGGCTGGACGGCCTGATCGAATACCTGCGTCAGGGGGGCCTGACGTCGGACCGGATGGCCGAGGTCGTCTTCGCCTTCGGCTGTTACATGGGAGAGGTCTTCGTGCGCCGCGCGGGCGGGGCGTGGTGCGCCACCGAGGGCTCGCCGATGGAAGGGGTCACCGGCTTCCCGCTCGTCATCCAGCTCGGTGGCCACAAGTACTGCAATCCCATTGGCAAGGTGTTCAAGCGGTTGGACCAGGGGGCGCTCCATGCGCTGCCGGCCTTCTACCGGCTCTACACCCGGCGGGACGCGCCCGCCCTGGTGCCCCTGCTCGCCATGCACTGAGCGGCCGCTTCAGCTCTGGAATTCCTGGAGGTAGCGCACCGGCAGCCCCGCGCTCCTGCCCAGCGCGATGTAGGTGCGCAGGATGGCCCGGCCCTGGTCGCCCACCTTGGTGAAGTGGACGCGCAGGTAGGTCTCCAGGTCGATGGGCACCACCCGGGAGGCCAGCGGCAGGAGCGCCTTGAACAGGGCGGGCCGGAGCAGCGGCGGCACGAAGGAGGCCCTGGCCCCCGTGTGCCTGGCGACGATGCGCACGGCCTCCCGCGCGGCGCGATGCACCCGCTCCAGGGAGTCCGGCTGGAGGAAGCGCTCGAAGCGCCACCCCGCCGCCTCCAGCCCGGCCACCGTCACGGTCAGCACCGCGGTGGGGATGGCCGCCGCGCGGGTGGCGTCCCCGGTGGCGCTCGCCGGATAGCCCCCGGCCCGGAGCGTGCGCAGCACGGCCCCGAGCCGCTCCGGCGGGCCGCTGAACAGTCCCCGCGCCAGGGGAGGGAACCAGAAGGCCGTGCCGGAGGGGGGGAAGGTGTCTTCCGGCCGCAGGGGGGCGTGGAAGCTGAGGAAGGGAATCATCCCGGAGACGAGCCGCTCGGGGGGGATGAACCGCAGGAGGAAGTCGCGGTCATCGAGCGCGGGCTGGAGCATCACCCAGGTGGCCTCCCCGGTGTGCCGGGCGAGCTGCTCCACCCAGTCTCCCGCGCGCAGGGCCGTGGAGGAGACGCACAGCCACACCTGATCGAAGCGCCGCCGCGCGGCCTCCGGCGCCGACACGAGGATGTCGAAGCCGGAGAGGAAGAGGGGCTCGGGCGCGCGCTGGCGCTTCTCCAGCGCGTACAGCGTGTAGCCCCGCCGGGCTTCCTCCGCGTACTTCTCCTTCACGAGGAAGGACAGCTCACAGCCCGCCGCCCGCAGGTACGTGCCGAACACCTGGCCCACGGCTCCGGCTCCCACGAGCAGGACTCGAGGTTTGTCGTTCATGGGCCCCTCCTACCGCGCCTCTCCCGGGGGCGCACCTCTTCTCAGCCCAGGCTCCTGCCGTGCTCCAGGCCGAAGTGGGCGAGGAGCGAGGGGCTCCCGATGTCGAGTCCGGACTGCCGCAACTGGGCCACGATCCAGGGCAGTGCCTCGGACACCCGGGGGAAGATGGCATTGGGCATGGTGAGGGGGCGCACGTGTTGGATGACGCTCAACAGCAGCCGCAGCGGCACGGAGTCGGTGACGAAGGCGATGCCCACCACCCACTGGCGCATCCGCGCGTCCTCCTGCTTCATCCACTCCGCCTGGAGGCGGCGCTGCTCTCCCGAGCTCATGCTGCTCGACTGGCTCATGTCATGGAGAATCAGGTGCCGCTCGCGGCGATCGAGGTACCGGCTCCTCGCGGCGAGCAGCTCCGCGTATTGCGAAGCCGTCGTGACGCCCCTGTACCGGATGGTGAGCAGGGGCCAGAGCGACTCATCGATTTCGATGGGACGGGGCTCGGGCAAGGGGGACATCCTCCTCTTCCCGGGTCATTCCGGGAGGAAGGGCAGGCACTCTTACGCAAGCATAGGTGAAATGTTCACCAATCGACCAGCCAGACGGACGGGCCGTCCCAGCTCCTCTCACCCAGTGACTCAGGGAGCCTGGCCCTCGCGCAGCACCTCCTCCAGCAGCGAGGTGTCCACCAGGTCCGAGAGGTCCGAGCTGGGGACGAACTGCAGTTGCCGGGCGTGCTCGGCGGCTTGTTGGAGCTGATCCGGCATGGCGTCCATCGCGGGCTCGAGCCGGGAGAAGGCGTCGCGCAGGATGGGCTCGGCCAGCGGCTTGCCGGTCACCTCGCCGAAGGCCGCGTTGACGCGAGGGATGAAGGTCTCGGGCTCTCGTTGCCACTGCCGGGTGAGCTCCACGTGGACGCGCAGCAGTTTCTTGAGGGGCTCGCGCCGCTCCTGCAGCGCCCGGCGCGTCGTCACGAGCACGGTGGTATGGAAGCGCCGCTGGGGCCACACCTGGCGCTCGTCCAGCAGGATGTGGCCTCCACCCTCGGCGACCATGCGCGCGCCCCACGGCTCGGGCACCCAGGCGCCCTCGAGCTTGCCGTGGATGAACAGGCCGAGGATGTCCGGATTGGACAGCGGGGTGACGGTGACGTCCCGGTTGACCTTCAGTCCTTGCTGGCCCAACCAGTGGCGCAGCGCGATGTCCTGGGTGTTGCCGAGCTGGGGGCTCGCGAGCGTCTTGCCCTTGAGCTGCGCGGGGGTGCGCGCCGTCTTCGTCACCAGCACCGCGCCGGAGTCCACCGCCACGGCGATGATGCGCAGCTCCCGTCCGCCCTTGAGGAAGGTGTTGATGGCGGGCCCGGTGCCCACGTACGAGGCGTCGAGCGAGCCGGCGGTGAGCGCCTCCATGGCGGCGGGGCCCGCGTTGAACATCTTCATCTCCACACCCGGCACGGCCTGCTGGAAGGCCCCCGCGTCATTGCCCACCAGGGCCTGGGCATGGGTGATGTTGGGGAAGAAGCCCACCCGGAGCGGATGCGCCGCGTCCTGCTTCGCCGCCGCCTCCACCGCTGGCTGCTCCTTCTTGCAACCGGCCGCCGCCACACACAGGACCGAGAGACCCACCGCTAGAAGTCCACCGCGCATATGCCTCCGAGCGTGGAGCGGGCCCAAGGCCCCTCCACGGAGAACCACCGCGAGCGCTCAACCCGAGACCAGCCCCCAGCGGCGCCGGACGCGCGTCTCCACCGTCTGGAAGAGGACCCGGTCGATGAGGGTGCCCACCGCGATGATGCACACCATCACCGCCATCACCTGGGCCGTTTCCATCAGCTCGCGTCCCATGGTGAGCAATTGGCCGAGCCCTCCGGAGACGTACAACAGCTCGCCGGCCATGAGCGCCCTCCAGGCGAAGCTCCAGCCCAGCTTGAGCCCGGTGACGATGCCCGGCAGGGCCGCGGGCAGCAGCACGCCGCCGTAGAAGCGCGCGCCGCGGATGCCATACGTGGAGGCCACGCGCAGCAGCAGCGGGTCCACGCTCATCACCCCGTCCTCCACCGCGATGGAGATGGCCAGCACCGAGCCCATCACCACCACGAAGATGATGGAGGTCTCCGTCAGGCCGAACCACAGGAGCGCCAGCGGCAGCCAGCAGATGGAGGGCAGGGCCTGCAGGCCCATCACCAGCGGACGCAGGGTGCGCCGCACGAGCGCGATGCGTCCCATGGCGAGTCCCAGGGGAACCCCGATGAGCACGGAGATGCCATAGCCCTGCGCGAGCCGGCCCAGGGAGCGCACGAGCGCGTCCCACAGCCGTCCATCCCGCGCCATCGCCCAGAGGCTGTCAGCGACCGCCCTCGGGCCCGGGAACAGGTGGTGGGGCCAGGGTCCGAAGTGGGCCGCCAGCGCCCACGCTCCCAACAATCCCACGAGGACCATCAGCTTTTGTCCCAGGTGCCACGCCTTCATGGTGCACTCCCCGTTCTCCCGGAGCGCCCGGGGCATTCATGGATTCGCTTGCCTTGAGCATCACGCGGATGCGCCTCGCCAACTCCACCAGGGCGGGATCGTCGGGGCCCCGGGGCATGGGCAGCCGCACCTCCAGGTCCTGGAGGATGCGTCCCGGCCGGGGCGCCATCACCACCACCCGGTTGGCCAGCATCAGCGCCTCGGTGACGTCGTGGGTGACGAAGACGATCGTCTTGTGGGTCTCCATCCACACGCGCTGCAGCAGCTCGTGCATGTGCTGGCGCGTCTGCGCGTCCAACGAGCCGAAGGGCTCGTCCATCAGCATCACCTGCGAGTTGACCGCCAGCGCCCGGGCGAGCGCCGTGCGCATCCTCATTCCGCCCGACAGCTCATGGGGCAGGGTGTTCTCGAAGCCCTCGAGCTGGACGTAGCGGATGAAGCGGTGGGCACGCTCGGTGCGCTCGGCCTTGGACAGGCCCCGGGCGGCGAGCACGAACTCCAGGTTCTGCCGCACCGTGAGCCACGGAAAGAGCGCCGCCTCCTGGAACATCAGCAGGCGGTCCGGTCCGGGGCCCTGGATTTCCTTGCCGTCCAGGCGCACGTGGCCGCCGGTGGGGCGGATGTGGCCCGCCAGCGCGTACAGCAGGGTGGACTTGCCGCAGCCCGAGGGGCCCAGCAGACACACGAACTCGCCCGAGCGGATGTTGAGATTGACGTCCTGGAGCGCCACCACCTTGTTGGCGTAGCGGTGCTGCATGCCCTTGACGGCGATCTTCGCCGCGTCCTCGCCCACGCGGGCGGGGACCAGCGTTTCCTTCACGGTCTCCTTCACCTGGCGCATGCCCCGGAACAGGGTGCGCCACAGGCGGGAGAAGGGTCCCTGGGTAGGCGTGCGCGAGGGCGCGGGGTCGGCGAGGCTCATGGCTCGGTCGTAGCGCAACTGGCGCAGTTCACAGCGGGAGTGGAGGGGGTCATAGACGAGACACTCATCGATGGGACGGCAGTAGACGTGCAGCGAGATGGCCTGGCCGCTGCGCGCGCCCGGGCGCACCGCGTGCAGATCCTGGAGGGAGTCACGGGAGTCCAGGGCTCCGGGCAGCAGGGTCCGGCGCGGACCCACGCGCTCGATGAGGGCGTAGCCCGGCGCCTTGCCTCCCGCCACGAGCCGGTAGTCCTCCACCTCCAGCTCGCCGGCCACCGTCATCAGGCAGCAGTCCTGGCCGTCATGCCCATGCACGGGCGCACGTGAACCCTGGCCCCACCCAAGGACGAGCACCTCCATGTCCTCGTCCCGGAACACGAGCGTGCGGGTGTACCGGCCCGGTTGCAGCAGGGCATAGGGCTCCACCAGCGCGCGGGGCAGGCGGCTCTCGCGCATCACCTGCTCGATGGTCCGCATGCCTCCCCGGGCGTGGGCCTGCCGAAGCCGGTGGATGTAGTGCGCGAGGGATGAAGGAGCGGTGGCGAGGGTGTTGTCGTGCCGTTCGGTCGAGAGTGTGTCCCGGGTCTGCCATGGACCGCTGAGGCTTTCGTACATGGCCACTCTCCTCTCGCCCTCGCACCTGGCCCCGGGGTCGGGGCGATACGTCTCATTAAAGGTGTGTCTTCCACCTTCAGACGCCAAGGCAGGGGGGGTCCAAAATGGGATTTCCCCTGGTTCTGGGGAGAGGCGATCGACCGTCCGAGTGGTCCCGTCTGTCCGGATTGTCCGGCCCCTGACTCTCGGAGGGCGCTGAGGAGGGACTCCTGGGAGCGCTCGCCCGTCAGGTCGGGGGGCCATGGGGTGGGAAGTGGGGGGCTCCACGCAACTCCTTCTCGTTTTCAAAGAGAATCAAGGAACGGATTTCTCAGTGATTCGCAGGAGCCCCCCGTGCCGAGCATCGATCGCAACCGCAGCCCCTCCTCCCCGATTGGAACCGGTGCCCGCCAGGGGCTCGAGAAGACGCCCTCGACACCGGCCCCCACCCCGCAGAACACGGTGCAGCCCCCGGTGGCCGGTGGTGCCAAGGGGCCGGACGCCTTCGTCGCGAAGACGGCGCAGCCCCTGTCCTTGTCGGGGACGGGCAAGCCCAAGGAGAAGGAGCTGGACGGCATGCTCGTGGGCGCCGGGGGCCAGGTCTTCCCGCCCGGCACGCCGCTGAGCCAGGTTCCCGGCGTCACGCCGCGCAACAACCCCAACCCGGACAAGACCGTCATCTACGTCAACGGCATCCTCACGCCGCTGGCCAACCAGTCCAGTGATCTGCAGGCCATCGCCGACAAGTCGGGCGCGAAGGCGATCGGCATCCACAACTCCACCAATGGCGTCATCTCGGACCTGGCGCAGTGCGTGAAGGACAAGCTGGACAAGGGCAAGAACCCGGCCGTGGACACGCTGGCGGACACCGTCTACTCGGAGCTCAAGGCGGGCCGGCAGGTGCACCTCATGGGCTACAGCCAGGGGGGCCTCATCACCGCGCGGGCCCTGTTCGACGTGCAGAACCGGCTGCGCATCGAAGATGGGATGAGCAAGGCCGACGTCGAGAAGACGATGGGCCGCGTGAACGTGGAGACCTTCGGAGCGGCCTCGACGAAGTACCCGGACGGGCCCAAGTACGTGCACTACGTCAACAACCGCGACGCCGTGCCCACGCTCACGGGGCTCGGGGGGAGCTTCGATCCGCTGAGCTTCCTCAAGGACGCGGGCAAGGGCGCGGTGGTGCACCGCTTCGGCGATGGAGGCCTCAACCTCGTGAAGAACCACAGCATCCAGGAGACGTACCTCAAGCACCGCGTGCCCTTCGAGCAGGCACGCGCCAATCAGTTCTGAGGCCGTCAGCCGCTCAGGATTTCTTGTGGTTCTTCTGCGCGCGCTCGAGCCGCTCGAGCCGCTGCGTGGGGACGTCGTCGCCGAGCTTCTGGGAGACATAGGCGGTCGCCGAGGCGAGCTTGCGCATCATCCCGCTGGGAGGAGGCGGCGCTTGTCTCGGCATCGAGAAGAAGTCGGTGCCCACCTGGAGCAGCGTGCGCGCCATGTCCTGCTCGTCCGGCGAGGCGTGGGGATAGAAGAGCGCGGCGAGCTGGCGGTGGCCGTGGGCGGCGGCCTTGGTGAGGGCGGATTCTCCCAGGCGGTCCGTGAGGGTGGGATCCGCGCCCGCGGCGAGCAGCACCCGCGCGAGCTGCTCCTCGCCCCGCTCGGCGGCGATCATGAGGGGAGTGCGGCCCTCGGAGTCGAAGGGGTTGGGATCGGCGCCCCCGGCGAGCAGGGCCTCCACACGCGACAGATCTCCCACCACCACGGCATCGAAGAGGGACATGGACGACCTCCAGGACGCGGAGCATGGCGTGTTCCCTCGCGCCGCGCCACCGGAGGGCTTCAGCGCCCGGGGTTGCGTGTGGAGGGCTGCGCCGGGGCGGGTAGGGGAGCGCTCGCCTGGAGGTCGGCGAAGCGCCCCTCGCGCTCCAGGCGGAGGAGATCCTCGTCGGTGACGAACTCCTGTTGGAGCAACTCGCGCGCGCGTTTGACCTTGGCGAGCAGCACGGGGTTGGAGATCGGCGTGCTGTTGTCGCGGGTGGGGCGGGGCGGAGGCCGCATGAGGGAGAAGGTGCCGCGGGCGGGATGACCGTCGGCGCTCACGCCCTCCAGGGCGTAGGTGATGGAGAAGACGTCGGGCTCGGCCTGGGTGTCGAAGGTGAGCTTCACCTCGGTACCCGGGCCCTCGGGGATCTCCGACACGGACAGGGTCGCGGGCTCCACCTGCTCCGGCGGGGGCGGACCATTCTTGTCGCTGTTGAAGGCGCGGATGGCGGTGACGCGGGTGAGGCGCACCGTTCCGCGGAAGTGGTGGGAGAGGCGGAAGGTCTGCCGCACCACGCCGTCCGCGTCGAGCACGGGAAAGCGCGGCGTGCCGGTGGCCAACAGGGTGACGATGCCCTTCTTGTCGAAGTTCTCGAAGGAGGTGTTGAGCACCTGGAGCGAGGAGCGGCCCGTTTCCTTGCGGCCCGAGGCATCGAAGACATCCACGCGCACGAGGTGTTGGGTGTACTGGCCGCCGAGGCCCGAGCCCGGGGGGAGGGTATGCGAGACGAGGGGCCCCGAGGTGGTCTCGGTGGCGGAGTCGTCGAAGGTCCACACGTAGCGCGTGGGGACGAAGGGCTTGGGGGCGGGCTGTCCGGGGGCCACGGGCTTGTCCACCACGCGGGCGAAGAACTCGAAGTCGGCCTCGGAGTTGGGCAGGCGCCGCGACATGACGTGCACGAGCCGCTCGGGCTCGCAGTCCTTCACCCGGTAGGCGGGGACGGGCACGGTGACGGACACGTTGTCCTTGGTGAAGACGGTGACGCGGGGCAGCTCATGGGCGCCGGTGTCGTCGCGCCACACGCGCACGGGGATGCGCTGGCCCGTGCCGGTGCCCACGGTGTAGTGCAGGTAGGCGTCGTTGCCGTCCGGGGTGTGGGCGCGCACGGAGATGAGGTTCTCCTCGCCCGAGCACACCTCCTCCTTCTCCACGCGCACCTCGTCGACGATGGGGGGCGCGGGAGTGGGGGCCTGGGGGGCCGGGGCCACGGCCAGGGGGGCCGCCGGGGCCGCGGCGGTGGCCGGAGTGGCCGTGTCGCCGGGAGATGGCGCGGCGCGGGTGCGTGCCTGGGTCACGGCGGGCGGTGCGTCTGGCCGCGCGCGGGACAACCACCAGCCCACGGCGGCTCCGAGGGCGAGGAGCGCGAGCAACACCCATGTCGGGCGCCCGGGACGCCGGGAAGGGTTCTCGGGGGTCGAGGTCATCGTGGGGAGGGGGTCCTGTGGGGGGAGCTACTGCCAGCAGCCGTAGACGTTGCCGCCCGAGTTCCATTGGAGCTCGTGCGTGTAGTCCACGCCCCAGGTGGTGTTCCTGATGGGGTGCACGCCCCAGCCGCCGATGCGATCCGGGCTGATGGAGGTGGCGGTGGCGTTGGGATCATCGCGCACGCTCTTCCAGTAGCGGCCATCCGTGTTGTCGCACAGGTTGGTGGACATGCAGTTGGCGGCCTGGTTTCCGGCGTTGCCACACACGTTGTAGAAGGGGCAGGCGACGGTGAGCGCCGCGTTGATGAACCAGCCGAGTGACTGTTTGCACTCGTTGTAGACGCCCGTGTAGAGCGAGTTGGAGGCGTTGGCGATCGCCTCGTGCGAGTACGTGTGGGGCGACACCAGCCCGCGGCCCGCGTAGTTGTGCGCGTAGGCGAGGAAGGTGGAGCACACCATGCCGTTGTTCACCGAGTCGCCCGGCACCTGGTTGACGGCCTGCATGTCCCGGTATTGGAAGAGGGAGTAGTTGATGCGCTGGCCATGGCGCAGGGGCCGGTCGATGGTCTGACCGGAATCCGAGTGGGACCTGTCACTGACGAAGGGGTGGCTGTACCAGATGGCGTCGCCGATGATGGCGGCCTGGGTGGGGTCTCCCTGCTGCCAGCCGGCCCATTCGGTGCCGTCATTCGAGTACATGTAGTTGTAGATGCCGCCCTGGTTGATCTGCTCCAGGCCCGGGTAGCCGTACTGCAATTGCTGGCCATTCATGGGCTTGGTGCACACGTCCGGCCAACTCGTCTGCTTGGGAGTGGCCATGGTGGCGTGCGACACGCCCGCGCCGGGCCCATGCGAGAGCATCGAGTGGGTGCGGTACTCGCCAATCGCATCCAGCACGGAGCGGATGGGGCCGGGGCCCCGGTTGAACACCACCGCTCCATTGGGCGCGTTCCATCCGGCGGCGGTCGAACCGCACCCTTCCGCGGCCTGGGCTCCAGCTCCCCACAGCAGCATGGACACCGCGACACTCCCTGCGAGCAGTTGACGCATCACGACACCTTCCGGATTGGGCACGAGGCTCGGCGCGATCGCGCCCGGATGCATGACTCCCAGGGCGATGGGGCACCGGATCACACCGAACGAGCGGGAACAGAACCTGGGCTGCTCATTCTTATTCCTCTCATGCTCGGATGACCAGCGAGCCCCGGAAGAATCCCTTGACAGCATGTGTCAAATGACTTCCGGACAACGGAGCGTGGCACGAAAAGCCCAGGCGGCTGGACGAGCGTGCGAATGTCTGTCCAACGGGTGTGCGGGGGAACTCAGCCCTGCCGTGAACCCTGGGGCTCGGGAGCGGAGGGGATCTCCAATCGGAAGGTGGTGCCGCCGGTGGCGGGATGGTCGATGGAGATCTGTCCGCCGTGGGCATCCAGGTTGCGCTGGACGATGGCCAGACCCAGGCCGGTGCCGGTGGCCTTGGTGGTGAAGAAGGGCTCGAAGAGGCGTGCGCGCAGGTGGGGGGGGATGCCGGGGCCGGTGTCGGTGAACTCCACGGTGGCGCCGGGGCCCTCGGCGCGGCGGCGCGCGGAGACGCGCAGCGTGCCGCCCTGGGGCATGGCCTGCACGGCGTTGAGGGCGAGGTTGAGGAAGGCCTGTCGCATCATCCGCTCGTCCACGAGGATGGGCGGCACGTCCGGTGCCAGCGCCCACTCCACCCGGACATGGGCCTGGGCGGGAGAGGCCGCGTTCACGGCCTCCTCCAGCAGGTGCGCCAGGGGGATGGGCTGGGGCTGGGGCTGGGCGGGACGGGCGAAGTCGAGCAGATCATCCACGAGCCGGTTGAGGCGGTGGGCCTCCTCCGAGACGATGCCCACCAGCAGGTGTCCCGGGCTGTCGGGCTCCTGGTAGCGGCGCAGGGCGGCCAGGGCGTTGAAGATGGCGCCCAGGGGGTTGCGTACCTCGTGGGCGAGCACGGCGGACAGCTCGCCGAGCGCGGCCAGCCGCTCGCGCTCCACGAGCTGGCGTTGGGTGCGCTGCAACTCCTCGTGCAGGCGCGCGAGCTCCTCGGCGCGTCCGCGCACCTCCTGCAGCAGCCGGTGGGACTCGATGGCGGCGGCGAAGTGCACGCCCATGGCGCGCAGGGTCTCCTGCTCCAGGTGGGTCAGGACGCGCCGCTCCTTGAAGGAGATCACGAGCGTGCCCACCATGCGCGAGCCCGTCTTCAGGGGCGCCATGGCCACGGCGGAGAGCTGCGCGTCGCGCAGGTGGGTGTGCGTGGGGTCGGGGAACTCCTCGATGTAGCGCACCTGGGGGTAGTCCTGGCGCAACACCACATCGGCCATGGTCCCGCCCAGTGGATAGCGCAGATAGTAGTGCGCCGCCCGCTCGCTGAGGCCCTGTTGCCAGACGAGCTGCATCTCGTGGGTCTGCTCGAGCCACAGCAGGAAGCTCACGGCCTCGCAGCGCAGCAGGGCGAAGAGCTCCGCGGCACCCGGCTCGAAGATGTCCTGGGGTTCCCGGGCGGTGGCGGCCACCGCGGCCAGGCGGTTGAGCGCGGCGAGCGCGGTGTTGTGCGTGGACAGGCGCGAGATGATGCGCGCGGAGGCCAGGGCGGCGGACACCTGGGCGGCGAAGAGGCGCACCGCGGGCAGCTCCTCTTCACTGAGCCACCGCGCGGCCACCGTCAGCAGGGCCTGTCCTTCTGCCTCTCCATCGATGCGCGCGCACACGGTGGGCAGGGGCGCGAGGAGCCGGAGGAAGGCCTGCACTGGCTCCCGCCGATCCTTGCCCACGAACTGGTCCGCCTCCCAGGC from Cystobacter ferrugineus encodes the following:
- a CDS encoding ketopantoate reductase family protein: MNDKPRVLLVGAGAVGQVFGTYLRAAGCELSFLVKEKYAEEARRGYTLYALEKRQRAPEPLFLSGFDILVSAPEAARRRFDQVWLCVSSTALRAGDWVEQLARHTGEATWVMLQPALDDRDFLLRFIPPERLVSGMIPFLSFHAPLRPEDTFPPSGTAFWFPPLARGLFSGPPERLGAVLRTLRAGGYPASATGDATRAAAIPTAVLTVTVAGLEAAGWRFERFLQPDSLERVHRAAREAVRIVARHTGARASFVPPLLRPALFKALLPLASRVVPIDLETYLRVHFTKVGDQGRAILRTYIALGRSAGLPVRYLQEFQS
- a CDS encoding glutamine--tRNA ligase/YqeY domain fusion protein → MAETESKPVHFIRQIIAEDNQSGKFNGRVHTRFPPEPNGYLHIGHAKSIHLNYGMAVEHGGQFNMRFDDTNPSKEEQEYVDSILKDVKWVGADWGDRLFFASDYFEQMYAYAEQLIQKGKAYVCDLNAEQMREYRGTLTEPGRNSPFRDRSVEENLDLFRRMRAGEFPDGSRTLRAKIDMASPNFNLRDPVLYRIIHAHHHRQGDKWCIYPMYDWAHGIEDSIERITHSLCTLEFENHRPLYDWFLDELGVYHPQQIEFSRLNLTYTVMSKRKLLELVQGGSVRGWDDPRMPTLSGLRRRGCTPEALRAFCEDVGVTKFDATIDVGRLENAMRDDLNRRAPRRMAVLRPLKLIIENFPEGQVELLDAVNNPEDPAAGSRQVPFSRELYIEQEDFMENPPKKFFRLAPGQEVRLRFAFFVKCTSVEKDAAGNITAVRCTYDPATRGGDAPDGRKVKATIHWVSAQHAVNAEVRLFDRLFNVAEPDRAPKDPKAAASFNYKQNLNPNSLELLTTAKLEPALGSASEGERFQFERLGYFCVDSDSKPGAPVFNRTVTLKDTWAKEQAKGG
- a CDS encoding ABC transporter substrate-binding protein gives rise to the protein MRGGLLAVGLSVLCVAAAGCKKEQPAVEAAAKQDAAHPLRVGFFPNITHAQALVGNDAGAFQQAVPGVEMKMFNAGPAAMEALTAGSLDASYVGTGPAINTFLKGGRELRIIAVAVDSGAVLVTKTARTPAQLKGKTLASPQLGNTQDIALRHWLGQQGLKVNRDVTVTPLSNPDILGLFIHGKLEGAWVPEPWGARMVAEGGGHILLDERQVWPQRRFHTTVLVTTRRALQERREPLKKLLRVHVELTRQWQREPETFIPRVNAAFGEVTGKPLAEPILRDAFSRLEPAMDAMPDQLQQAAEHARQLQFVPSSDLSDLVDTSLLEEVLREGQAP
- a CDS encoding ankyrin repeat domain-containing protein; translation: MSLFDAVVVGDLSRVEALLAGGADPNPFDSEGRTPLMIAAERGEEQLARVLLAAGADPTLTDRLGESALTKAAAHGHRQLAALFYPHASPDEQDMARTLLQVGTDFFSMPRQAPPPPSGMMRKLASATAYVSQKLGDDVPTQRLERLERAQKNHKKS
- a CDS encoding ATP-binding cassette domain-containing protein is translated as MYESLSGPWQTRDTLSTERHDNTLATAPSSLAHYIHRLRQAHARGGMRTIEQVMRESRLPRALVEPYALLQPGRYTRTLVFRDEDMEVLVLGWGQGSRAPVHGHDGQDCCLMTVAGELEVEDYRLVAGGKAPGYALIERVGPRRTLLPGALDSRDSLQDLHAVRPGARSGQAISLHVYCRPIDECLVYDPLHSRCELRQLRYDRAMSLADPAPSRTPTQGPFSRLWRTLFRGMRQVKETVKETLVPARVGEDAAKIAVKGMQHRYANKVVALQDVNLNIRSGEFVCLLGPSGCGKSTLLYALAGHIRPTGGHVRLDGKEIQGPGPDRLLMFQEAALFPWLTVRQNLEFVLAARGLSKAERTERAHRFIRYVQLEGFENTLPHELSGGMRMRTALARALAVNSQVMLMDEPFGSLDAQTRQHMHELLQRVWMETHKTIVFVTHDVTEALMLANRVVVMAPRPGRILQDLEVRLPMPRGPDDPALVELARRIRVMLKASESMNAPGAPGERGVHHEGVAPGTKADGPRGIVGSVGAGGPLRTLAPPPVPGPEGGR
- a CDS encoding ABC transporter permease → MVLVGLLGAWALAAHFGPWPHHLFPGPRAVADSLWAMARDGRLWDALVRSLGRLAQGYGISVLIGVPLGLAMGRIALVRRTLRPLVMGLQALPSICWLPLALLWFGLTETSIIFVVVMGSVLAISIAVEDGVMSVDPLLLRVASTYGIRGARFYGGVLLPAALPGIVTGLKLGWSFAWRALMAGELLYVSGGLGQLLTMGRELMETAQVMAVMVCIIAVGTLIDRVLFQTVETRVRRRWGLVSG